Proteins from one Cicer arietinum cultivar CDC Frontier isolate Library 1 chromosome 3, Cicar.CDCFrontier_v2.0, whole genome shotgun sequence genomic window:
- the LOC101500326 gene encoding uncharacterized protein → MAQQEEGWPLGLRLLNSRIGLVRNDDFSGSVSFSTLLSSGSPTPSIDSSSDLDTQSTGSFFHDNNITLGSLIRISSFLQLSRRSSSGRVMDHSKDNKKNHKLKPCRLFSLCSKLSTDAVSGNDAHSLRHYLEAERKAAISYKRNQCLEHQ, encoded by the exons ATGGCTCAACAG GAAGAAGGGTGGCCATTGGGATTGAGATTATTGAATTCAAGAATTGGGTTGGTGAGAAATGATGATTTTTCTGGATCAGTTTCCTTCAGCACTTTGCTTTCTTCTGGTTCTCCAACCCCTTCAATTGATTCTTCATCAGATCTTGATACTCAG TCCACTGGATCATTCTTCCATGACAATAACATTACACTAGGCAGCCTCATTCGTATATCTAGCTTCCTACAACTCTCAAGGAGATCAAGCAGTGGAAGAGTTATGGATCACTCAAAAGACAATAAGAAGAATCACAAGTTGAAGCCTTGCAGGTTGTTTTCACTTTGTTCAAAGCTAAGTACTGATGCAGTGAGTGGAAATGATGCTCATTCTCTTCGCCATTACCTTGAAGCTGAGAGAAAAGCTGCAATTAGTTACAAAAGAAATCAATGTCTGGAACACCAATAG